A genome region from candidate division WOR-3 bacterium includes the following:
- a CDS encoding histidinol-phosphatase, translating into MVDYHIHTGHSIDADGSLRDYCEKALSLGLKEICFTNHCELDKERNDNLIRFNGEIKPIGNKSLLKLQNEIFDLREQYRSKGLNIKFGIEVGFFDGVEERLKEVIKGLSLDYLLAGIHCLDHICIDSSRECNYYFEKHNAEVLLDKYFSTMEILVRSRLFDAVAHFDVYKKYGLNFYGERIKKFNREYVYQIFQLMAEYETGLEINTAGLRRNNEFYPSVEFIKLAKEAGIEIITIGSDSHKVEDLGRGIKDGLEYAKSSGFSKVYVFNRRCRFPLDI; encoded by the coding sequence ATGGTTGATTATCATATCCACACAGGTCATTCAATAGATGCGGATGGCAGCCTACGCGATTATTGTGAAAAGGCGCTTAGTCTTGGGTTAAAAGAAATCTGTTTTACTAACCATTGTGAACTGGATAAAGAAAGAAATGATAATTTAATAAGATTCAATGGTGAAATTAAGCCAATTGGTAATAAAAGCCTCTTGAAATTACAGAACGAAATATTTGATTTAAGAGAGCAATACCGAAGTAAAGGTTTGAACATAAAATTTGGTATTGAAGTGGGATTCTTTGATGGCGTGGAAGAACGTTTAAAAGAAGTGATTAAAGGGCTTTCTCTTGATTATCTTCTTGCTGGTATCCATTGTCTTGACCATATCTGTATTGATAGTTCCAGAGAATGCAATTATTATTTTGAAAAACATAACGCGGAAGTTTTGCTTGATAAATATTTTTCAACAATGGAAATCCTTGTCCGTTCAAGGCTTTTTGATGCTGTTGCTCATTTTGATGTATATAAGAAATATGGATTGAATTTTTATGGAGAAAGGATTAAAAAATTTAATCGTGAGTATGTATATCAAATTTTCCAACTTATGGCAGAATATGAAACAGGGCTGGAGATAAATACTGCAGGGCTTAGAAGAAATAACGAATTTTATCCATCGGTTGAATTTATCAAACTTGCGAAAGAAGCCGGTATTGAGATAATCACAATTGGTTCTGATTCTCATAAGGTGGAAGACCTTGGGAGAGGAATAAAAGATGGACTTGAATATGCAAAATCTTCTGGTTTTTCAAAGGTGTATGTATTCAATAGACGCTGTCGTTTCCCCCTTGACATTTAA
- a CDS encoding NYN domain-containing protein, whose amino-acid sequence METIEIKKEDINEILEKKFTLLFQTLEDIKSLMTKSIEWNSKVYEEVRLLRTLLAASSLTKKENIAIFVDSQNLYYSAKMSYGAKVNYEKLLRLITGDRNLVKAYAYIVQPPEGDVKPFATSLEHIGYIVKIKDVRTRADGSAKANWDMGIALDILGMIDYVDTIVLASGDGDFVPLVEFVKNKHKKVEIFSFPDNTAYDLKEKADRFEPLDDRVIL is encoded by the coding sequence ATGGAGACAATAGAAATTAAAAAAGAAGATATAAATGAAATTTTGGAAAAAAAATTCACCCTTTTATTTCAAACCTTGGAAGATATTAAATCCCTAATGACAAAAAGTATTGAATGGAACAGCAAGGTTTATGAAGAAGTCCGTTTGCTCAGAACCTTGCTTGCTGCCTCCAGTCTAACAAAGAAAGAGAACATTGCAATATTTGTTGATTCGCAAAACTTATATTATTCGGCGAAGATGAGTTATGGTGCAAAGGTGAATTATGAGAAATTATTGAGATTAATCACCGGGGACAGAAATCTGGTTAAGGCATATGCTTATATTGTGCAGCCACCGGAAGGAGATGTAAAACCTTTCGCAACCAGCCTTGAGCATATCGGTTACATTGTTAAAATAAAAGATGTGCGCACCCGTGCCGACGGTTCAGCAAAGGCAAACTGGGATATGGGTATTGCCCTTGATATTTTAGGAATGATTGATTATGTTGATACAATAGTCCTTGCATCAGGCGATGGTGATTTTGTGCCGCTCGTGGAATTTGTTAAGAACAAACATAAAAAGGTTGAGATTTTTTCATTTCCAGATAATACGGCTTATGATTTGAAAGAAAAGGCAGATAGATTTGAACCTCTTGATGATCGAGTGATTTTATAA
- a CDS encoding GWxTD domain-containing protein — translation MIFIQILFCSINFYVQPVLYYTPLNVKDSLGIQTRVENIFYLEFNCAIPYNELYYKEIDGRIIADCLLKCKIVNQSGTDSIYDSLSNKFTIPSFSQAAKEEMVFYLQFGKYLPYDDYNWSVELVCGANKGVVKGKKSITELDYFMSDLLLASSIISDTTGGYLTKGNLRIMPNPSGIFEEGTKNLFLYYEIYNIIPDTTKLTVSYIITDTSEKIIRKVTKSIEKKFIQQALNLGINIETLKPGNYQLKVVVFDSLINRKLEKSISFAIRKTKEKIEITSEDLPYYDAIEYFVSSQEYKYFKTLKDEGRRLYLKRFWEKHDYKEISRRYEYADANFQEGYLPGSKTDRGRIYIKFGPPDEIDNKQFEESKPYEYWQYYNGQEFIFVDIRGTQEYTLVWTNAPNEKSKPSLYNYLPLFKRRELGKDKE, via the coding sequence ATGATTTTTATACAGATATTGTTTTGTTCAATAAATTTTTATGTTCAGCCTGTTCTGTACTACACCCCATTAAATGTCAAAGACTCACTCGGTATTCAGACAAGAGTTGAAAATATTTTTTACCTTGAATTTAATTGTGCGATACCTTATAATGAACTTTATTATAAAGAAATTGACGGAAGGATAATTGCTGATTGTCTTTTAAAATGTAAAATAGTAAATCAATCAGGAACTGATTCTATTTATGATTCCTTATCAAATAAATTTACAATTCCTTCCTTTTCTCAAGCAGCAAAGGAAGAGATGGTATTTTATCTGCAATTTGGTAAATATCTGCCTTACGATGATTACAATTGGAGTGTTGAATTAGTTTGTGGCGCGAATAAAGGAGTGGTTAAAGGTAAGAAATCAATCACTGAATTAGATTATTTTATGAGTGATCTTTTACTGGCAAGTTCAATAATAAGTGACACAACTGGGGGGTATCTGACAAAAGGCAATTTAAGAATTATGCCTAATCCTTCAGGTATTTTTGAAGAAGGTACCAAGAATCTATTTTTATATTACGAAATATATAATATCATCCCGGATACCACAAAATTAACGGTCTCATATATAATTACAGATACAAGCGAAAAAATTATAAGAAAAGTTACTAAATCTATTGAAAAAAAATTCATCCAACAGGCACTGAATTTAGGTATCAATATTGAAACCCTAAAACCCGGGAACTATCAGCTTAAGGTTGTTGTTTTTGATTCACTTATCAATCGTAAATTAGAAAAATCAATCAGTTTTGCAATAAGGAAAACAAAAGAAAAGATAGAAATTACTTCTGAAGATTTACCTTATTATGATGCAATTGAATACTTTGTAAGCAGTCAGGAATATAAATATTTTAAAACACTCAAGGATGAGGGAAGGAGGTTATATTTAAAGAGATTCTGGGAGAAACACGACTATAAGGAAATTTCTCGTCGTTATGAATATGCTGATGCAAATTTTCAGGAGGGATATCTGCCGGGCTCAAAGACTGATCGGGGACGTATATATATAAAATTTGGCCCACCGGACGAGATTGATAATAAACAATTTGAAGAATCCAAACCCTATGAATACTGGCAGTATTATAATGGGCAAGAATTTATCTTTGTTGATATACGGGGGACACAAGAATATACTCTGGTATGGACCAATGCCCCGAATGAAAAATCAAAGCCTTCTTTGTATAATTATCTACCGCTTTTTAAAAGACGTGAATTAGGAAAAGACAAGGAGTAA
- a CDS encoding GWxTD domain-containing protein, which translates to MMLIYLILSTIKWQVAYAPLDDSSFNMNVMLEIPAQILRFTSVDSITMATYEIQLVVFDKKKHQVAGDYWLRERERDSTNYYDSINLIIPRTASRFNLKIIDLQGAELLNVNDNIQTFEYLANVRSRFINDTIIITFTVINPENRSGDINIYLQNMKKTESLKSGTYEDTVDFFVGHLSNGKYKLDFVIENNGKKIEVLNIPIDIDRPFYLDEKTWYLRVSQLEYIATPNELSQLRRARLEERDSLWKAFWKQYDPTPNTEYNEREREYFDRIAYADEHFSFGDKGWRSDRGRIYIKFGPPDEIQSRPYELSTKPYEIWFYYKLNLKFVFYDRHGFGEYILINPQGERI; encoded by the coding sequence ATGATGTTAATTTATTTAATATTATCAACAATAAAATGGCAGGTTGCATACGCACCTCTTGATGATTCATCTTTTAATATGAATGTTATGTTGGAAATTCCTGCCCAGATTTTGAGATTTACTTCAGTTGATTCAATTACTATGGCAACCTATGAAATCCAATTGGTAGTATTTGACAAAAAGAAACACCAGGTTGCAGGCGATTACTGGCTCAGAGAGAGGGAAAGAGATTCTACAAATTACTATGATTCAATCAATCTAATCATACCGAGAACAGCATCAAGGTTTAATCTTAAAATAATTGATTTACAGGGTGCTGAACTTCTGAATGTAAATGACAATATCCAGACTTTTGAATATCTCGCCAATGTGCGTTCGCGATTTATAAATGATACGATAATTATCACATTTACGGTGATCAATCCTGAAAACAGGTCGGGAGATATCAATATCTATCTGCAGAATATGAAAAAAACTGAGTCGTTGAAGTCTGGTACCTATGAGGATACAGTTGACTTTTTTGTCGGGCATCTTTCAAATGGAAAATATAAATTAGATTTTGTCATAGAAAACAATGGGAAAAAAATTGAGGTATTGAACATTCCCATTGATATTGATAGGCCATTTTATTTAGATGAAAAGACCTGGTATTTAAGGGTAAGCCAGCTTGAATATATAGCAACACCGAATGAACTGAGCCAGTTGAGGAGAGCAAGGTTAGAAGAAAGGGATTCACTCTGGAAGGCATTCTGGAAACAATATGACCCAACACCCAATACTGAGTATAATGAAAGAGAGCGGGAATATTTTGACCGCATTGCCTATGCCGATGAGCATTTTTCATTCGGTGACAAAGGCTGGCGGAGTGATCGTGGAAGAATATATATTAAATTCGGACCTCCAGATGAAATACAATCCAGACCCTATGAACTTTCAACAAAACCCTATGAAATTTGGTTTTATTATAAACTGAATTTAAAATTCGTATTTTATGACCGACATGGATTCGGCGAATATATCCTCATAAATCCCCAGGGAGAAAGAATATGA
- the lon gene encoding endopeptidase La, with product MEEKEIAIPDELGIIPIKGGVIFPDQMVPLIIQTPRLAKLIDEILTTNKLAGAITQRNPDIEEPKPEEVYQVGCVIQITKMLRFPDGTIRLLVKGLKRFKVLEFTQVEPYLKAKIQLYTDGYKKNVSIEALMRNVVTMFQQLVSLAPYLPDELGAIVLNIDDPDRLINFVTGYTNLDVNEKQAILEIAEPKERFLKLIPLLQKEISILELGAKIRTQVKNEFDKGQKEFYLREQLKAIQKELGETDEHTREIEELRKKIQEAKMPENVEKVALKELDRLSKMPPQAAEYTVSRTYLDWLISLPWSISTEDNHDLIRAKKILDEDHYDLEKVKERILEYLAVKKLKPDSKGTILCFIGPPGVGKTSLGKSIARALGRKFVRISLGGIRDEAEIRGHRRTYIGALPGRIIQSIKNCGSKNPVFMLDEIDKVGTDFRGDPSSALLEVLDPEQNYAFSDHYLEVPFDLSNVMFIATGNLIDPIIPALKDRMEIIELPGYILEEKVEIAKKYLVPRQTAESGLKPEYIQFEESAIKMIINNYTKEAGVRNLEREIGSICRKVAKRFAEGKKKPVRVDEKNLCEFLGPPKTFSEVAARRGEVGLATGLAWTPTGGEIIFIESIKVKGKKGLILTGLLGDVMKESCQAAVSYLKTKFDKWGIKENFDDYDLHIHIPSGAIPKDGPSAGLAVIMSLSSLFRNQVIDPKIAFTGEITLTGRVLPVGGIKEKVIAAKRAGIDTIYLPEENKKDLLEIPPHVKKGLKFHFVKKIDQALNSVFKNKNLEKI from the coding sequence ATGGAAGAGAAAGAGATTGCGATTCCTGATGAATTAGGTATTATTCCAATCAAGGGCGGTGTTATATTTCCTGATCAGATGGTACCTCTGATCATACAAACACCAAGGCTTGCTAAATTGATTGATGAGATACTCACCACAAACAAACTTGCTGGTGCTATAACCCAGCGAAACCCCGATATTGAGGAACCAAAACCTGAAGAAGTTTATCAGGTGGGATGTGTTATACAGATTACAAAAATGCTTAGATTTCCTGATGGGACAATCAGATTGCTGGTTAAGGGACTGAAACGTTTCAAGGTTCTGGAATTTACTCAGGTTGAACCATATCTCAAGGCAAAAATTCAGTTATATACAGATGGGTATAAAAAGAATGTATCAATTGAGGCTTTGATGCGGAATGTGGTAACAATGTTCCAGCAACTTGTATCATTGGCGCCATACCTACCCGATGAACTTGGAGCAATTGTATTAAATATTGATGATCCGGACCGTCTCATTAATTTTGTTACCGGATACACAAACCTGGATGTGAATGAAAAACAGGCAATTCTTGAAATTGCTGAACCCAAGGAAAGATTTTTGAAATTGATCCCACTTTTGCAGAAAGAGATTAGTATCTTAGAACTCGGAGCCAAGATTAGAACTCAGGTTAAGAATGAGTTTGACAAAGGTCAGAAAGAATTTTATTTAAGGGAGCAGTTAAAGGCAATCCAGAAGGAACTCGGAGAGACCGATGAACATACCCGTGAAATTGAAGAATTAAGAAAAAAAATTCAAGAAGCTAAAATGCCAGAAAATGTGGAAAAGGTTGCGTTGAAAGAACTTGACCGCCTCTCCAAAATGCCACCCCAGGCTGCAGAATATACAGTTTCAAGGACATATCTTGATTGGTTGATTTCTCTGCCCTGGTCAATCTCAACAGAGGATAATCATGACCTCATAAGGGCAAAAAAAATCTTAGATGAAGACCATTATGACCTTGAGAAAGTAAAAGAAAGAATACTTGAGTATTTAGCAGTGAAAAAATTAAAACCAGACTCAAAAGGCACAATTCTTTGTTTTATCGGTCCACCGGGTGTAGGTAAAACATCATTGGGAAAATCGATTGCCCGTGCATTGGGCAGGAAATTTGTTCGCATATCGCTCGGTGGGATAAGGGATGAGGCAGAAATTCGAGGGCATCGTCGTACTTATATCGGTGCGCTTCCGGGTAGAATTATTCAATCTATAAAGAATTGTGGTTCAAAGAATCCAGTCTTTATGCTTGATGAAATTGACAAGGTAGGTACTGATTTTAGAGGCGACCCTTCAAGCGCCCTTTTGGAGGTTCTTGACCCTGAACAAAATTATGCTTTTTCTGACCATTATCTTGAAGTTCCTTTTGATTTATCAAATGTAATGTTCATTGCCACAGGCAATCTAATAGATCCAATAATTCCTGCATTGAAAGATCGTATGGAGATAATAGAACTGCCTGGTTATATCCTTGAAGAGAAAGTTGAGATTGCAAAAAAATATTTGGTTCCACGGCAGACTGCTGAAAGTGGTTTGAAACCAGAATATATTCAATTTGAAGAATCAGCAATAAAAATGATAATCAATAATTATACTAAAGAAGCAGGGGTGAGAAATCTTGAACGAGAAATTGGTTCAATATGCAGGAAGGTTGCAAAGCGTTTTGCTGAAGGGAAAAAGAAACCCGTACGTGTGGACGAAAAGAATCTTTGTGAATTCCTTGGACCACCCAAAACATTCTCTGAGGTTGCTGCACGCCGGGGTGAAGTAGGACTTGCCACAGGACTTGCCTGGACACCTACGGGCGGGGAGATAATTTTTATTGAATCAATAAAAGTTAAAGGAAAAAAGGGTTTGATCCTGACCGGTCTATTAGGTGATGTGATGAAAGAGTCCTGTCAGGCGGCAGTCTCATATCTCAAGACAAAGTTTGATAAGTGGGGTATAAAAGAAAATTTTGATGATTACGATTTACATATTCATATTCCTTCAGGCGCCATACCCAAGGATGGGCCGTCTGCTGGACTGGCAGTAATTATGTCATTAAGTTCATTATTTAGAAATCAGGTGATAGATCCAAAGATTGCCTTCACGGGTGAAATAACCTTAACAGGAAGGGTCTTACCAGTTGGTGGTATCAAGGAGAAGGTTATTGCTGCAAAACGCGCAGGTATTGATACGATTTATTTACCCGAAGAAAATAAGAAGGATCTGCTTGAGATACCCCCACATGTGAAAAAGGGACTCAAATTTCATTTTGTAAAGAAAATTGACCAGGCTTTAAATTCAGTGTTTAAAAACAAAAATCTGGAAAAGATATAA
- a CDS encoding Hsp20/alpha crystallin family protein produces the protein MKQNNTGMDNIDISEIRIIFEKDKTLAEEYSTDYFINWQPLYDLYIIDEKIFVIIEIPGVELKDITIYVGQNHMTVTGTKKPKIAEQSTKRQNVVFHNLEIAYGRFFRRIEFPLPVDPQYGRYKLKHGILTIEFSVLKEYIIPIEEN, from the coding sequence ATGAAGCAGAATAATACGGGTATGGATAATATTGATATTTCTGAAATCAGAATAATTTTTGAGAAAGATAAAACATTGGCTGAAGAATATAGCACAGATTATTTTATAAACTGGCAACCCCTTTATGATTTGTATATCATCGATGAGAAGATATTTGTTATTATTGAAATACCCGGGGTGGAATTAAAAGATATTACGATATATGTCGGACAGAATCATATGACAGTTACGGGAACTAAAAAGCCTAAAATAGCAGAGCAAAGTACAAAGAGACAAAATGTGGTTTTTCATAATCTTGAGATTGCCTATGGTAGATTTTTTAGAAGGATAGAATTTCCTTTACCCGTTGACCCACAATATGGAAGATATAAATTAAAACATGGGATTTTGACAATAGAATTTTCTGTTTTAAAAGAATATATTATACCGATTGAGGAGAACTAA
- a CDS encoding response regulator, whose translation MKILWIDDEIELLKPFIYLLNQEGYEVKTATSGEDGVRIASHEVFDLIFLDEIMPGVDGLEVLKRIKLDNPQQLVVMVTKSEEETLMKQAYSGWVDDYITKPFSFNQILSVLNRILKRRQLIEEKMAEEYANQFNAISQPVDYNEWIDYYRNLVTWDLRFLEYGSKELKEIHDERKQSANSGFSKYIIYEYKNFIKNKGPILSHNLFNLVVFPALKNGPLFFVIFDSMRLDQYLKLQPYLRDFFEINTQYYYSILPSATPYSRNSIFAGLLPLEILQKYPQYWLFEEKGQNRFEKELFTELLKRNNLKITFSFHKLSTIEDLEKNIQKIAQDRSDITIVIINFFDLLLHSIPGRGDMKGLLDDERVLLNLLSYWFPISPIFELFKLIANKKRQVILTSDHGFIHVRRPTIVYGGRDISPNLRYKYGPALRADEKAALLLNNPGELYLPAEDPSVRFLIAREDYYFIYPTKPTEYEREFKYTFQHGGISMEEMILPIGFLRPR comes from the coding sequence ATGAAAATTTTATGGATTGATGATGAAATTGAACTTTTGAAACCATTTATTTATCTTTTAAATCAGGAAGGTTATGAAGTAAAAACAGCAACAAGTGGCGAGGATGGGGTAAGGATTGCCAGCCACGAGGTGTTTGATTTGATTTTTCTTGATGAGATTATGCCCGGTGTTGATGGACTTGAGGTTTTGAAAAGAATAAAACTTGATAATCCCCAGCAACTTGTTGTGATGGTGACTAAGAGTGAAGAAGAAACACTGATGAAACAGGCTTACAGTGGTTGGGTTGATGATTACATCACAAAGCCGTTCAGTTTTAATCAGATTCTTTCTGTACTTAACAGGATTTTAAAAAGAAGGCAATTGATTGAAGAAAAGATGGCTGAAGAATATGCGAACCAGTTTAATGCAATTTCTCAACCTGTTGATTATAATGAGTGGATTGATTACTACCGGAACCTTGTGACCTGGGATTTGCGTTTTTTGGAATATGGGAGCAAGGAATTAAAAGAGATACATGATGAAAGAAAACAGAGTGCGAACTCTGGTTTTTCAAAATATATTATTTATGAATACAAAAATTTTATTAAAAATAAAGGTCCAATACTCTCCCATAATTTATTTAATTTGGTCGTTTTCCCGGCATTAAAAAACGGTCCGCTATTTTTTGTTATATTTGATTCCATGCGTCTTGACCAGTATCTAAAACTCCAGCCTTATCTGCGTGATTTTTTTGAAATAAATACACAGTATTACTATTCAATTTTGCCATCGGCAACGCCATATTCAAGAAATAGCATTTTTGCCGGTTTATTACCGCTTGAAATTCTTCAGAAATATCCACAATACTGGCTCTTTGAAGAAAAAGGTCAAAATCGTTTTGAAAAAGAGTTATTTACAGAATTGTTGAAACGCAACAACCTCAAAATCACTTTTAGTTTTCATAAATTGTCAACTATTGAGGACCTTGAAAAAAATATTCAGAAGATTGCCCAGGACCGTAGTGATATAACGATTGTGATAATAAACTTTTTTGACCTTTTGTTGCATTCAATTCCGGGAAGGGGAGATATGAAAGGACTTTTAGATGATGAACGCGTATTGCTAAATCTTTTGAGCTACTGGTTTCCAATATCACCTATTTTTGAATTATTTAAATTGATTGCAAACAAAAAGCGGCAGGTAATTCTTACAAGTGACCATGGTTTTATACATGTGCGGAGACCAACGATTGTATACGGGGGCAGAGATATTTCACCAAATTTGAGATATAAATATGGTCCAGCATTGAGGGCTGATGAGAAGGCCGCATTACTATTAAACAATCCTGGTGAATTGTATTTACCCGCTGAAGACCCTTCGGTCCGTTTTCTTATTGCACGCGAAGATTATTATTTTATATATCCAACCAAACCGACTGAATACGAAAGAGAGTTTAAATACACATTCCAGCATGGTGGAATCTCAATGGAAGAGATGATTCTGCCTATAGGATTTTTGAGACCCCGCTAA
- a CDS encoding HAMP domain-containing sensor histidine kinase, which produces MRLLRRREEKGVLPETSGFTSRTLVIYFLIGIGLIGIGTYIYSNFLIQRIRKETETTSRIFASYASGPGASEEELLALLFREVIEKIDFPVVLTDAQGRPYSAKNVSDTNLVRVARNLDREHKPIPIVIRSGSDSTFVGYVHYGLSPFTRSLRILPFLMTAFLLAFLFLGFWGYLIYRRSEEEKIWYSLAKETAHQLATPLSSLSGWLETLRKSVPKEIYEGIAEDAQRMKEVLEKFSRIGMPPRLVEKDPIPIIQKAVNYVKRRAHNQIQFIENYQPLPMIKFDDILLDWAVENILKNGLDAIGSKPGIVSVKTQTADGGALIEITDTGGGIKQAKDIFKPGYTTKKYGWGLGLVLTKRIIEGYHNGRLILKKTGPGGTTFQIFIPRS; this is translated from the coding sequence ATGAGGCTATTAAGGCGTAGAGAAGAAAAAGGAGTTTTGCCTGAGACCAGCGGATTTACATCGCGGACTCTGGTCATATATTTCTTAATTGGCATCGGTCTGATTGGTATCGGCACATATATTTATTCCAACTTTTTAATCCAACGAATACGCAAAGAAACCGAAACTACATCAAGGATATTTGCCAGTTATGCATCGGGTCCCGGGGCAAGTGAAGAAGAGTTGCTTGCATTGTTATTCCGTGAGGTGATTGAAAAAATTGATTTTCCGGTGGTCTTAACCGATGCACAGGGTAGACCATATTCAGCAAAGAATGTTTCAGATACGAATCTGGTAAGGGTAGCGAGGAATCTTGATCGTGAGCACAAACCGATACCGATAGTAATAAGAAGCGGTTCTGACTCTACTTTTGTGGGGTATGTCCATTATGGGCTATCACCATTCACAAGGTCGCTTAGAATTCTTCCTTTTCTAATGACCGCATTTTTACTTGCCTTTTTGTTTTTGGGTTTCTGGGGGTATCTTATTTATAGAAGGAGTGAAGAAGAAAAGATATGGTATTCACTTGCCAAAGAGACTGCACATCAACTTGCAACTCCACTTTCTTCTCTTTCGGGTTGGCTTGAAACATTAAGAAAGAGTGTACCCAAAGAGATCTACGAAGGTATTGCTGAGGATGCCCAGAGAATGAAAGAGGTATTAGAAAAATTTTCCAGAATCGGTATGCCGCCGCGACTTGTGGAGAAAGACCCTATACCAATTATACAAAAGGCAGTAAACTATGTAAAACGGCGTGCCCACAATCAAATTCAATTCATTGAAAATTATCAACCATTGCCCATGATAAAATTTGATGATATTTTACTTGATTGGGCAGTTGAAAATATTTTAAAGAATGGCCTTGATGCGATAGGTTCAAAGCCAGGAATTGTGTCAGTCAAAACCCAAACCGCTGATGGTGGGGCATTGATTGAAATAACCGATACCGGTGGTGGAATAAAACAGGCGAAGGATATATTCAAGCCCGGATATACAACAAAAAAATATGGATGGGGTCTGGGATTGGTGTTGACAAAAAGAATAATTGAGGGCTATCATAATGGAAGATTGATATTAAAAAAGACCGGTCCTGGTGGTACAACATTTCAAATTTTTATACCAAGGAGTTAA